Genomic window (Streptomyces sp. RerS4):
CAGGTCGCTGATCAGCCTCAGGTACTCCTGCCGGAAACCCTCGTCCTGGGCGGTGCCCAGCGGCGCGTACAGCGTCGGGGTGTAGAGGCGCTCCAGCACGCGGGCCACCTCGGATGCCAGGGAGGTGGTGCGCGCCAGCAACTCCGCCACGGCCCGCTCGGTGAAGACCGGCAGGTGCTTGAGGATCTGTACGTAGCACCTCACGCACTCGTCGAAGAGACGGTCGTGGAAGGCGCTGCCCGCCTCGGACAGGCCCGCCGGGGCGGGGACGGCGTCACGGATCCGGCGGGCCAGCACCGTCGCATCGGCGTCCGAGCCGATCACCGCCTCGTCCGAGAGGTTGGCGCGAACGAAGGTGTCGGTCACCCCGTCGAGGGCGGCCTGCCGCTCATTCGCCTCCAGTCCGGCGAACTCGTTGGCCAACAGCGGCTCCAGGCGCACCGAGACGGCGTCGCCCATCTTCTCGAACTGGCGCACCAGATCGTTTTGGGCGCGCAGCCCCTTCACCCGTACGCGGATCAGGTCCCCCATCGAGGACCCCGCCTCCTGTTCGCGCCGGCGCGGTTCCAGCCATAGCGACACCGCTCGGGTGGCCAGGACACGACCCAGGTTGATCGCTGCTGCCTCGGCGCTCACGTCGTCCCCCTTCGTCCCCTCCGTCAGAAACACAGAACGCCGGGAACCCGGACGGGGTTCCCGGCGGACCGGGTGAAAAAGGAGCGCGCGGACGGTTACCGCAGGCGAGCCATCAGGGCGTGCTCGACCAGGGTGATGAGGGCGCTCTTGGCGTCCGCGCGGTGGCGGGCGTCGGTGGTGATGATGGGGGCGTCCGGGCCGATCTGGAGGGCCTCGCGGACTTCCTCCGGCGTGTACGGCTGGTGGCCGTCGAAGCCGTTGAGGGCGATCACGAACGGCAGGCCGCTGTTCTCGAAGTAGTCGACCGCCGGGAAGCAGTCCGCGAGACGGCGGGTGTCGACGAGGACCACCGCGCCGATGGCGCCGCGTACGAGGTCGTCCCACATGAACCAGAAGCGGTCCTGTCCGGGGGTACCGAAGAGGTACAGGATCAGGTCCTGGTCCAGGGTGATGCGGCCGAAGTCCATGGCGACCGTGGTGGTCGTCTTGTCACCGGTGTGGGTGAGGTCGTCGATACCCGCGGAGGCGCTGGTCATGACGGCTTCGGTGCGCAGCGGGTTGATCTCGGAGACCGCGCCGACGAACGTGGTCTTGCCCACGCCGAAGCCGCCCGCCACCACGATCTTCGCGGAGGTGGTGGAGCGGGGAGCCGCTCCGCCGTTAGAGCTTGCGAAGTCCACTGAGCACCCTTTCGAGCAGTGTCACGTCTGGCTGGCCGCCGGCAGACTCGTCGCCGCCGGGCTGATGAATGGCGACAAGGCCCGCCTCCGCCAGGTCGGCGACGAGGATGCGGGCGACACCAAGAGGAATGGAGAGGAGTGCCGAGATCTCCGCGACGGATTTGATCTCTTGGCACAGACGGCAGATGCGCTGGTGCTCGGGCAACTGCCCTTGCAGCCGCGCGGGATCGGCCGTGGTACTGACCAGCGCCTCGATGGCGAGCTGGTAGCGCGGCCGGGTACGGCCGCCGGTCATCGCGT
Coding sequences:
- a CDS encoding ATP/GTP-binding protein; translation: MDFASSNGGAAPRSTTSAKIVVAGGFGVGKTTFVGAVSEINPLRTEAVMTSASAGIDDLTHTGDKTTTTVAMDFGRITLDQDLILYLFGTPGQDRFWFMWDDLVRGAIGAVVLVDTRRLADCFPAVDYFENSGLPFVIALNGFDGHQPYTPEEVREALQIGPDAPIITTDARHRADAKSALITLVEHALMARLR
- a CDS encoding DUF742 domain-containing protein; the protein is MTTPGGHPYGGAQQPQGGHDQNRFNFPSAPSRPVPEHNPYQQQSYGLPQQPPQSQQSQRPSQQPLRGGGPQAPKAHNPLVRPYAMTGGRTRPRYQLAIEALVSTTADPARLQGQLPEHQRICRLCQEIKSVAEISALLSIPLGVARILVADLAEAGLVAIHQPGGDESAGGQPDVTLLERVLSGLRKL